A segment of the Stegostoma tigrinum isolate sSteTig4 chromosome 44, sSteTig4.hap1, whole genome shotgun sequence genome:
atcattgaacatttttaaggcagaggtgggcaGATACTTGTTCAGCCAGGGAATCAAAACTTATTGGGTGTAGCTAGAGATTCAAAACATGATCTTATCGGTCATCatcgtattgaatgatggagcaggcggGACGGCCCGATAGTTTATATGTTAGCTGTTGTGTTCATACATTTGACACGGAGCCAAATGCCATACCAGGACAGATGCATGACTTTGTATTTTTATGGGGAGACTCTCACTTCCATTAATTCTGTTCTAAATCAATTCCACAGGATATTGGAAGGAGAGGATTTACAGTCGGGGAAACTGCAACCGATCAGGATTTCAGTGTGGCCCAATTTGGTGTAACCTGAATCTCATTGggttttgaacatggaaggagaatACACTGTTGACAGCGGTCAGAAACTGTACATGTGTGATGTGTGTGCACGAGCATTCAGCCGATCATCTGACCTCTCGAAACATAAACGGAGTCACAAGGAgaaactgtggaaatgtggggactgtgggaatGGATTCAGATCCTCGACTGAACTGGAAATTCATcggcgcagtcacactggggagaaaccattctccTGCTCTGAATGTGGCAAGGGATTCAGTCAGAAATcccacctgctgagacaccagcgagttcacactggggagagaccattctccTGCTCTGAGTGTGGGCAGGGATTCACTAATTCCTCCAacctgctgatacaccagcgagttcacactggggagaggccgttcatctGCTGTACGTGCGGCAAGGGATTCACTTTGGCTTCCAGCCTCCAGACTCATCAacaaattcacactggggagaggccattcaccagcTCCtagtgtgggagggggattttTTGACACATCCAGCTTGATGACACGTGGGTgaattcacactgatgagagagtGTTTACCTGTTCCCACTGTAGGACAGTGTTGAGTCAGTTCAGATAAATGACTGTACATCAGCAGATTGTCTGTGGAGAAGCTGAGTGAGGGGATTCACTGAATCTGCCACCTTGTGGacagttcacactggggagaggctgttCACTTTCTCTGTGTCAGGGAAGGGATTCATTGAGTTATGGAAACTGCTGAAATGTCAGTGAGATCCTGAGTAACTGCCGTGATGAAGGatgtataatttatataaatttcaGTTTGGAAGTTGGCTTTTATAATAGTGACACTGAATTTGGTTCATTTTCTGAAagttttctttgaaagaaaaagtgtGAATCCTTGTGAAACAGTGACCTTCCTCCAGCACTGCTCAGAATGCAAGTGGCTGTGGAGCCCCATGTGGAGTGAATGGGAAATTGTTTAGACTCTTGTTGATTTGCAATGGATGAGCAAACATCAAAGGACATTatcttgttttcagttcagagtaatcaaggattgatttttctttataaaCCCAGGGTTAGAAGGTATTTTGTTTAGTTTGGAGATAGGACTAAGATCAGAATCAAGTTTAGTCTGTCTACTATAGAGAGCTCAGAATAATTCAGtggaaacaaaagaacaaaaagttACCTGAGTAGAACTTCTGAGGAGGGTTTGGTTTGAGCTGTGATGGTATTAGAAGCGGAAAATGTTTATTCTCTGAAATTTGAGAGTATTCCTGAAAGAAAATTCCATAGTTCACAGGATGTGTTTGGGCCAAACCAGTTCAGATATAATTTAGAGATTTAATATTTGATGtaatttctctggatttaaacCTGTGTAAATAAATACGGGCACACagttgcagcaggtaatcaggaaggcttgTGGAACAATGGCACTTTAAATCTCCAATTTTCTTGAAATAAAGTTGGGATGTCTTCCTGCAACTGtccaaggtgctggtgagaccacatctcgaaTGCTGGGAATAATTTGGCCCCCTTATGGAAGGAaaggtattatttcattggaggtggttcagagaatGTTCTCCAGGATATTCCTttgtatggagggactgtcatgtgagcaaaggctaaacttTGTGGgagtctactcactggagttcagaagaatgagaagtgatgaaACGTATTAAATTAGGCTTgaaagggtaaatgttgagaggattttTCACTTGCTGGAAGAATCTCTGTCCAAagtgcattgtctcagaatatAGGGCCaccaccaatttaagacagatgaggaggaatttcttctgtggaGCGTTGGGAGCCTGTGGAACTTGTTGCCACAGAACAGGGAGGCAAAGTCGGGCCTAGTCTAAAATGAAGGCTGATGTAGATTCTTGATGAAGAATTATGGGAAAATCACAGGAAAGCAGCCatgaagaatgtcagatcag
Coding sequences within it:
- the LOC132207198 gene encoding zinc finger protein 239-like, producing the protein MEGEYTVDSGQKLYMCDVCARAFSRSSDLSKHKRSHKEKLWKCGDCGNGFRSSTELEIHRRSHTGEKPFSCSECGKGFSQKSHLLRHQRVHTGERPFSCSECGQGFTNSSNLLIHQRVHTGERPFICCTCGKGFTLASSLQTHQQIHTGERPFTSS